The following are encoded together in the Pseudomonas xantholysinigenes genome:
- the rlmM gene encoding 23S rRNA (cytidine(2498)-2'-O)-methyltransferase RlmM, protein MNTLFMHCRPGFEGEVCAEISEHAAHLGVAGYAKGKPQSACAEFVCTEPDGAERLMRELRFGQLIFPRQWARGAFVELPESDRISVLLEHLAELPVCGSLWLEVLDSNEGKELSTFCRKFEVPLRKALEKAGRLVDDARRPRLLLSFISGRRVFLGLAEADNSALWPMGIPRLKFPREAPSRSTLKLEEAWHQFIPREQWDARLNDDMTGVDLGASPGGWTYQLVKRGMLVTAIDNGPMAESLMDTGLVTHLMADGFTWQPKRTVDWMVCDIVEKPARTASLIETWLGEGLCREAVVNLKLPMKQRHAEVRKLLDRIEAGFKARKVKVSIACKQLYHDREEVTCHLRRLDLK, encoded by the coding sequence ATGAATACCCTGTTCATGCATTGCCGGCCCGGCTTCGAGGGCGAGGTCTGCGCCGAAATCAGCGAACATGCCGCTCACCTGGGCGTGGCTGGCTATGCCAAGGGCAAGCCGCAGAGCGCTTGCGCCGAGTTCGTCTGCACCGAGCCCGACGGGGCCGAGCGCCTGATGCGTGAGCTGCGCTTCGGCCAACTGATCTTCCCGCGCCAGTGGGCGCGGGGCGCCTTCGTCGAGCTGCCCGAGAGCGACCGTATCAGCGTGCTGCTCGAGCACCTGGCCGAGCTGCCGGTGTGCGGCAGCCTGTGGCTGGAGGTGCTCGACAGCAACGAAGGCAAGGAACTGTCGACCTTCTGCCGCAAGTTCGAGGTGCCACTGCGCAAGGCGCTGGAGAAGGCCGGCCGGCTGGTGGATGACGCCCGTCGTCCGCGCCTGCTGCTGAGCTTCATCAGCGGTCGTCGGGTGTTCCTCGGCCTGGCCGAAGCTGACAATTCGGCACTGTGGCCGATGGGCATCCCGCGCCTGAAGTTTCCCCGCGAGGCGCCCAGCCGTTCGACCCTCAAACTCGAGGAGGCCTGGCACCAGTTCATTCCGCGCGAACAATGGGATGCGCGCCTGAACGACGACATGACCGGTGTCGACCTCGGCGCCTCGCCGGGTGGCTGGACCTACCAGCTGGTCAAGCGTGGCATGCTGGTGACGGCCATCGACAACGGCCCGATGGCCGAGAGCCTGATGGACACCGGGTTGGTCACCCACCTGATGGCTGACGGTTTCACCTGGCAGCCGAAGCGCACCGTGGACTGGATGGTCTGCGACATCGTCGAGAAGCCCGCGCGCACCGCGTCGCTGATCGAGACCTGGCTGGGCGAGGGGCTGTGCCGCGAGGCGGTGGTCAACCTTAAGTTGCCGATGAAGCAGCGCCATGCCGAGGTGCGCAAGTTGCTCGACCGTATCGAGGCGGGGTTCAAGGCACGCAAGGTGAAGGTATCGATTGCCTGCAAGCAGCTGTACCACGACCGTGAGGAAGTGACCTGCCACCTGCGTCGGCTCGACCTGAAATAA
- the tusA gene encoding sulfurtransferase TusA, which yields MTDFTHDAILDATGLNCPEPVMMLHKHVRELAGGGVLKVIATDPSTRRDIPKFCVFLGHELLGQQEEAGTYLYWIRKKAD from the coding sequence ATGACCGATTTCACCCACGACGCGATCCTCGACGCCACCGGCCTGAACTGCCCGGAGCCGGTGATGATGCTGCACAAGCATGTGCGCGAGCTGGCCGGCGGTGGCGTGCTCAAGGTGATCGCCACCGACCCCTCGACCCGCCGCGACATCCCCAAGTTCTGTGTCTTCCTCGGCCACGAGTTGCTCGGCCAGCAGGAAGAAGCCGGTACTTACCTGTACTGGATCCGCAAGAAGGCCGACTGA
- the pdxB gene encoding 4-phosphoerythronate dehydrogenase PdxB — protein MLIVADENIPLLDAFFAGFGEVRRYPGRAIDAACVKDADVLLVRSVTRVDRQLLEGSRVRFVGTCTIGTDHLDLEYFAQAGIHWSSAPGCNARGVVDYVLGSLLTLAELEGADLSRKVYGVVGAGEVGGRLVRVLHGLGWKVLVCDPVRQASEGGDFVDLETILAQCDVISLHTPLQRGGEHPTWHLLDASRLARLRAGAWLINASRGPVVDNAALRELLLDREDLHAVLDVWEDEPRVDLQLADLCTLATPHIAGYSLDGKQRGTAQIYQAFCRWRGEAEQVKLADLLPMPSLAQIEFDAGAEPAWALATLCRAVYDPRRDDADFRRSLSEEVAEQRAAFDRLRKHYPVRREIEGLAVRVRGEAPQLAQVVSALGAVLA, from the coding sequence ATGCTGATCGTTGCCGACGAAAATATCCCGCTGCTCGATGCCTTCTTTGCAGGCTTCGGCGAGGTTCGCCGTTATCCTGGGCGAGCCATCGACGCCGCCTGTGTGAAGGATGCCGATGTCTTGCTGGTGCGCTCGGTGACTCGCGTCGACCGGCAACTGCTCGAAGGCAGCCGAGTGCGCTTTGTCGGCACGTGCACCATCGGCACCGATCACCTCGATCTTGAGTATTTTGCCCAGGCAGGCATCCACTGGAGCAGCGCGCCGGGTTGCAACGCCCGTGGCGTGGTCGACTACGTACTGGGCAGCCTGCTGACCCTGGCCGAGCTCGAAGGCGCCGACTTGAGCCGCAAGGTCTATGGCGTGGTGGGTGCCGGCGAGGTGGGTGGGCGCCTGGTGCGGGTGCTGCATGGCCTGGGCTGGAAGGTGCTGGTGTGCGACCCGGTGCGCCAGGCGAGCGAGGGGGGTGATTTTGTCGATCTGGAGACGATCCTCGCGCAGTGCGATGTGATCAGCCTGCACACGCCGCTGCAACGCGGCGGCGAACACCCGACCTGGCACCTGCTCGACGCGTCGCGCCTGGCGCGGCTGCGTGCCGGGGCCTGGCTGATCAACGCCAGCCGCGGCCCGGTGGTCGACAATGCGGCGCTGCGCGAACTGCTGCTCGACCGCGAAGACCTGCATGCGGTGCTCGATGTGTGGGAGGACGAGCCCCGGGTCGACCTGCAACTGGCCGACCTGTGCACCTTGGCCACGCCGCATATCGCTGGCTACAGCCTGGACGGCAAGCAGCGGGGCACGGCGCAGATCTATCAGGCGTTCTGTCGTTGGCGTGGTGAAGCCGAGCAGGTGAAGTTGGCCGATCTGTTGCCGATGCCATCGTTGGCGCAGATCGAGTTCGATGCCGGCGCGGAACCGGCCTGGGCATTGGCCACCTTGTGTCGGGCGGTGTACGACCCGCGGCGTGACGATGCCGACTTCCGACGCAGCCTGAGTGAGGAGGTCGCCGAGCAGCGCGCCGCGTTCGACCGCCTGCGCAAGCATTATCCAGTGCGCCGGGAGATCGAAGGGCTGGCAGTGCGCGTGCGCGGTGAAGCGCCGCAGCTGGCGCAAGTGGTCAGCGCCTTGGGTGCGGTCCTGGCGTAG
- a CDS encoding PA1571 family protein, with protein sequence MSLQRSTDQPKTQKQPQVCGSIIDAQGREIPITEQMIQKACKDLEQSRVEKVKQG encoded by the coding sequence ATGAGCTTGCAACGCAGCACCGATCAGCCCAAAACCCAAAAGCAGCCTCAGGTATGCGGCTCGATCATCGACGCCCAGGGGCGCGAGATCCCGATCACCGAGCAGATGATCCAGAAGGCCTGCAAGGATCTGGAGCAAAGTCGGGTCGAGAAGGTCAAGCAGGGCTGA
- a CDS encoding ABC transporter transmembrane domain-containing protein has translation MPDPMSSRQRRALHLGWRFIRPYRQRALLALLALVVTAAITLSMGQGIRLLVDQGFMTGSAHQLNQTIGLFLLLVMALAVGTFARFYLVSWIGERCVADIRRAVFDHLIGLHPGFFEDNRSSEIQSRLTADTTLLQAVIGSSLSMFLRNALMVIGGVVLLFVTNPKLTSIVVLALPLVLAPILLFGRRVRSLSRQSQDRVADVGSYVAETLGQIKTVQAYNHEARDRALFGETVEAAFAVARRRIAQRAWLITLVIVLVLGAVGVMLWVGGMDVIAGRISGGELAAFVFYSLIVGSAFGTLSEVIGELQRAAGAAERIAELLAARTAILPPAQPVSLPGARSLGAIELREVRFAYPSRLGTAAIDGLSLQVQPGQTVALVGPSGAGKSTLFDLLLRFHDPQTGEILLDGQPITGLDPAELRRQFALVAQQPALFRGTVAANIRYGRPEASQAEVEAAARSAYAHEFIVQLPEGYETPLGEGGVGLSGGQRQRLAIARALLLDAPILLLDEATSALDAQSEHLIQQALPPLMAGRTTLVIAHRLATVQHAERIAVIDQGRLVAVGTHRQLIDESPLYARLAALQFTSG, from the coding sequence ATGCCTGATCCGATGTCCTCCCGCCAGCGCCGCGCCCTGCACCTGGGCTGGCGATTCATCCGCCCCTATCGCCAGCGGGCCTTGCTGGCCCTGCTGGCGCTGGTGGTCACCGCCGCCATTACCTTGTCCATGGGCCAGGGCATCCGCCTGCTGGTCGACCAAGGCTTCATGACCGGCTCGGCACATCAGCTCAACCAGACCATCGGCCTGTTCCTGCTGCTGGTCATGGCCCTGGCGGTGGGTACTTTCGCGCGCTTTTACCTGGTGTCGTGGATCGGCGAGCGCTGCGTGGCCGATATCCGTCGCGCGGTGTTCGACCACCTGATCGGCTTGCATCCGGGCTTTTTCGAAGACAACCGCAGCTCGGAAATCCAGTCGCGGCTGACCGCCGACACCACCTTGCTGCAGGCGGTGATCGGTTCATCGCTGTCGATGTTCCTGCGCAACGCCTTGATGGTGATCGGCGGGGTGGTTCTGTTGTTCGTCACCAACCCCAAGCTGACCAGCATCGTGGTGCTGGCGCTGCCCCTGGTGCTGGCGCCGATCCTGCTGTTCGGGCGCCGGGTGCGCAGCCTGTCGCGGCAAAGCCAGGACCGGGTGGCCGATGTCGGCAGCTATGTGGCCGAAACCCTGGGGCAGATCAAGACGGTGCAGGCTTACAACCATGAGGCGCGCGACCGTGCGTTGTTCGGCGAGACGGTTGAGGCGGCGTTTGCCGTGGCGCGTCGGCGCATCGCCCAGCGGGCCTGGTTGATCACCCTGGTGATCGTGCTGGTGCTGGGGGCGGTGGGGGTGATGCTGTGGGTCGGCGGCATGGATGTGATTGCCGGGCGCATCTCTGGCGGCGAATTGGCTGCCTTCGTGTTCTACAGCCTGATCGTCGGCAGCGCTTTCGGTACCCTGAGCGAGGTGATTGGCGAACTGCAGCGGGCCGCCGGTGCCGCCGAGCGTATCGCCGAGCTGTTGGCCGCGCGCACGGCGATCCTGCCGCCCGCGCAGCCGGTGTCGTTGCCGGGCGCCCGCAGCCTGGGCGCGATCGAACTGCGCGAGGTGCGCTTTGCCTATCCGTCGCGACTGGGCACGGCGGCCATTGACGGGCTGAGCCTGCAGGTGCAGCCGGGGCAGACCGTGGCGTTGGTCGGGCCCTCGGGGGCGGGCAAGTCGACGTTGTTCGATCTGCTGCTGCGTTTTCATGACCCGCAGACTGGGGAGATCCTGCTCGATGGCCAGCCCATCACTGGGCTCGACCCTGCCGAGTTGCGCCGTCAGTTTGCCCTGGTGGCGCAGCAGCCGGCGCTGTTTCGCGGCACGGTGGCGGCCAATATTCGCTACGGCCGCCCCGAAGCCAGCCAGGCCGAGGTCGAGGCGGCGGCGCGCAGCGCATATGCCCATGAATTCATCGTGCAACTGCCCGAGGGCTATGAGACCCCGCTGGGCGAGGGCGGTGTCGGCTTGTCCGGCGGCCAGCGCCAGCGCCTGGCGATTGCCCGGGCCCTGCTACTGGATGCGCCGATCCTGTTGCTGGACGAAGCCACCAGCGCGCTTGATGCGCAGAGCGAGCATCTGATCCAGCAGGCACTGCCGCCACTCATGGCCGGGCGTACCACCCTGGTGATCGCCCACCGCCTGGCGACCGTGCAGCATGCCGAGCGCATCGCCGTGATTGATCAAGGGCGCTTGGTCGCGGTGGGCACGCACCGCCAGTTGATCGACGAAAGCCCGTTGTATGCGCGCTTGGCGGCGTTGCAGTTCACCAGCGGCTGA
- a CDS encoding methyl-accepting chemotaxis protein, with translation MSATAQEVARHAADAARAADEADHSAQVGEQVMQQTIDIIAVVNREIAGTAVVIRHLENDSTRIGKVLEVIRGIAEQTNLLALNAAIEAARAGEAGRGFAVVADEVRSLAQRTAASIAEIHQIIEAVQSGAVEAVKAIESGQQRSEEGGEQVQQAGLMLGRITTAVEAIRDMNRQIATAAEEQTSVAEDISRNLVEITRIATANQEAVRHTEEAGQRLHGLSGQLGEVTSRLSA, from the coding sequence ATGTCCGCCACCGCGCAGGAAGTCGCCCGTCATGCCGCTGACGCCGCAAGGGCGGCGGATGAGGCAGACCACAGTGCTCAGGTGGGTGAGCAGGTGATGCAGCAGACCATCGACATCATCGCCGTGGTCAACCGCGAAATCGCCGGCACCGCGGTGGTGATCCGCCACCTGGAGAATGACAGCACGCGTATTGGCAAGGTGCTCGAGGTGATTCGCGGGATTGCCGAGCAGACCAACCTGCTGGCGCTTAACGCCGCCATCGAGGCGGCCCGGGCCGGCGAGGCCGGGCGTGGGTTCGCGGTGGTGGCCGATGAAGTACGTAGCCTGGCTCAGCGTACGGCGGCGTCGATCGCCGAGATTCACCAGATCATCGAGGCGGTGCAGTCGGGGGCGGTGGAGGCGGTCAAGGCTATCGAGAGCGGCCAGCAGCGTAGTGAGGAGGGGGGCGAGCAGGTGCAGCAGGCTGGGCTTATGCTGGGGCGTATCACCACGGCGGTGGAGGCGATTCGCGACATGAATCGACAGATTGCCACGGCGGCGGAGGAGCAGACCAGTGTGGCGGAGGACATTTCGCGTAACCTGGTCGAGATTACCCGGATCGCCACGGCCAACCAGGAGGCGGTGCGGCATACCGAGGAGGCTGGGCAGCGATTGCATGGGCTTTCGGGGCAGCTTGGGGAGGTGACTTCGCGGTTGAGTGCTTGA
- the mqo gene encoding malate dehydrogenase (quinone) has translation MKKFLLTLLCLGVIGCSKPTEPEKTVDVLLIGGGIMSASLGTYLTELEPGWKVDVYERMDQVAEESSNAWNNAGTGHSAFCELNYTSEGQDGSMDISKAVNVNEQFEVSKQFWAYQVEQGVLSNPPSFINNVPHMSFVWGEENIAFLHKRVDALQHSALFRGMEISEDHEQIRKWVPLVMEGRDPGQKVAATRMAIGTDVNFGEITRQLFASMTRNPNVSLHLRHDVRDIKRNDDGTWNVVVADLANGGRESVVKSRFVFIGAGGGALKLLQKSGIPEAEGYAGFPVGGQFLMTANPDLVARHTAKLYGKASVGAPPMSVPHLDTRVIDGKQVLLFGPFATFSTQYLKHGSLLDMFAALTTHNISPLLHAGLDNIDLSTYLMGQLMLSFDDRMAALREYFPNAKGEDWTLLQAGQRVQVIKKDPEHGGVLQFGTEVVAAQDGSIAALLGASPGASTAAPIMLSVLEKTFKDRINSPEWQAKLKQIVPSYGQKLNNDLALTNQIREWSSARLQLLYVPVPPQA, from the coding sequence ATGAAGAAATTCCTGCTGACGCTCCTGTGCCTGGGCGTCATCGGTTGCTCCAAACCCACCGAACCCGAGAAGACCGTCGACGTCCTGCTGATCGGCGGCGGTATCATGAGCGCCAGCCTCGGTACCTACCTCACCGAGCTGGAGCCCGGCTGGAAGGTAGACGTCTACGAACGCATGGACCAGGTCGCTGAGGAAAGCTCCAACGCCTGGAACAACGCCGGCACCGGCCACTCTGCTTTCTGCGAGCTGAACTACACCAGCGAAGGCCAGGACGGCAGCATGGATATCAGCAAGGCAGTCAACGTCAACGAACAATTCGAGGTGTCCAAGCAGTTCTGGGCCTATCAGGTCGAACAGGGCGTGCTCAGCAACCCGCCTTCGTTCATCAACAACGTGCCGCACATGAGCTTTGTCTGGGGCGAGGAGAACATCGCCTTCCTGCACAAGCGTGTGGATGCGCTGCAACACAGCGCGTTGTTCCGCGGCATGGAGATTTCCGAGGACCACGAACAGATCCGCAAATGGGTACCGCTGGTGATGGAAGGCCGTGACCCGGGGCAGAAGGTCGCCGCCACGCGCATGGCCATCGGCACCGACGTCAATTTCGGCGAGATCACCCGGCAGCTGTTCGCCTCGATGACCCGTAACCCCAACGTCTCACTCCACCTGCGCCATGACGTGCGCGATATCAAGCGCAACGACGACGGCACCTGGAATGTGGTGGTAGCGGACTTGGCCAACGGCGGTCGCGAATCCGTGGTGAAGAGTCGCTTCGTGTTCATCGGCGCCGGTGGCGGCGCCCTCAAGTTGCTGCAGAAGTCCGGCATCCCGGAGGCCGAGGGGTATGCCGGCTTCCCTGTTGGTGGCCAGTTCCTGATGACCGCCAACCCGGACCTGGTGGCCCGCCACACCGCCAAGCTGTACGGCAAGGCCTCGGTCGGCGCGCCGCCGATGTCGGTGCCGCACCTGGATACGCGGGTAATCGATGGCAAACAGGTGCTGCTGTTCGGGCCGTTCGCGACCTTCTCCACCCAATACCTCAAGCACGGTTCGCTGCTGGACATGTTCGCCGCGCTGACCACCCACAACATCAGCCCGCTGCTGCACGCCGGTCTCGACAATATTGACCTCAGCACCTACCTGATGGGCCAGCTGATGCTCAGCTTCGACGACCGCATGGCGGCGTTGCGCGAATATTTCCCCAACGCCAAGGGCGAGGACTGGACGCTGTTGCAGGCCGGCCAGCGCGTGCAGGTGATCAAGAAGGATCCCGAGCACGGCGGTGTGTTGCAGTTCGGTACCGAAGTGGTGGCCGCGCAGGATGGCAGCATTGCCGCGCTGCTGGGGGCCTCGCCTGGCGCCTCGACCGCTGCGCCAATCATGCTGAGCGTGCTGGAGAAGACCTTCAAGGACCGCATCAACAGCCCTGAGTGGCAGGCCAAGCTCAAACAGATCGTGCCGAGCTACGGCCAGAAGCTGAACAATGACCTGGCGCTGACTAACCAGATCCGCGAGTGGAGCAGCGCGCGCCTGCAGTTGCTGTACGTGCCGGTGCCGCCGCAGGCCTGA
- a CDS encoding YgdI/YgdR family lipoprotein, with protein MIQRTLPAFLLALGLGALAGCASPTVITLNDGREIQAVDTPKYDDDSGFYEFEQLDGKRTRINKDQIRTVKEL; from the coding sequence ATGATCCAACGGACCCTTCCCGCCTTTCTGCTTGCCCTGGGCCTGGGCGCCCTCGCCGGCTGCGCCTCGCCCACCGTCATCACCCTGAACGACGGCCGCGAAATCCAGGCGGTGGACACGCCGAAGTACGACGACGACTCCGGTTTCTACGAATTCGAGCAGCTTGACGGCAAGCGCACCCGTATCAACAAGGACCAGATCCGTACCGTCAAGGAGCTGTGA
- the moaB gene encoding molybdenum cofactor biosynthesis protein B, whose translation MKAKADTPFVPLNIAVLTVSDTRTFDTDTSGQLFVDRLGAAGHRLAARVLLKDDLYKIRAQVATWIADEQVQVVLITGGTGFTGRDSTPEAVACLLDKQVEGFGELFRQISVADIGTSTVQSRALAGLANGTLVCCLPGSTNAVRTGWDGILAEQLDSRHRPCNFVPHLKQAAACDSRG comes from the coding sequence ATGAAAGCCAAGGCTGATACCCCCTTCGTGCCGTTGAACATCGCCGTGCTCACGGTCAGCGACACCCGTACCTTCGATACCGACACCTCTGGCCAGCTGTTCGTCGATCGCCTGGGCGCGGCCGGCCACCGCCTGGCTGCACGGGTACTGCTCAAGGACGACCTGTACAAGATCCGCGCCCAGGTCGCCACCTGGATCGCCGACGAGCAGGTGCAGGTGGTGCTGATCACTGGCGGCACCGGTTTCACCGGGCGCGACAGCACGCCGGAAGCGGTCGCCTGCCTGCTGGACAAGCAGGTCGAGGGCTTCGGCGAGCTGTTCCGGCAGATCTCGGTGGCCGATATCGGCACCTCCACCGTGCAGTCTCGCGCCCTGGCCGGCCTGGCCAACGGCACCTTGGTCTGCTGCCTGCCAGGCTCGACCAACGCTGTGCGCACTGGCTGGGATGGCATCCTCGCCGAACAGCTGGACAGCCGCCATCGTCCGTGCAACTTCGTGCCGCACTTGAAGCAGGCGGCGGCCTGTGACAGCCGTGGCTGA
- a CDS encoding molybdopterin molybdotransferase MoeA, translating to MPVEEALERLLALADAAPITATEKVALAAAEGRVLACDLVAGLDLPPWPNSAMDGYALRLADWQGEPLAVSQRIFAGHAPQPLQSGTCARIFTGAPLPEGADCVEMQENAQVMDDGRVHFLEPLALGQNVRPKGQETRVGELVIGAGTRLGPIQLGLAATLGFAELEVVRRPRVAVLSTGDELVEPGLPLGPGQIYNSNRRLLVSWLQRLGCEVVDAGILPDDLARTRQCLGGLGDVDLILSTGGVSVGEADYLGLALREAGELALWKLAIKPGKPLTFGHYQGVPVIGLPGNPASTLVTFGLLTRPYLLRRQGVAKVEPLRFSVPAGFDWPKAGTRREYLRARIEDGQVHIYKNQSSGVLRSAAWADGVVEVLEGTTPQQGDVVTFIPFSELLG from the coding sequence ATGCCGGTGGAAGAGGCCCTGGAGCGACTGCTGGCGTTGGCTGACGCGGCACCTATTACAGCGACCGAGAAGGTGGCCCTGGCCGCTGCCGAAGGTCGGGTGCTGGCCTGCGACCTGGTCGCCGGGCTAGACCTGCCGCCATGGCCGAACAGCGCGATGGACGGCTATGCGCTGCGCCTGGCCGATTGGCAGGGCGAGCCGCTGGCGGTCAGCCAGCGCATCTTTGCCGGGCATGCGCCCCAGCCCCTGCAGTCGGGAACCTGCGCGCGGATCTTCACCGGCGCGCCACTGCCCGAAGGCGCCGACTGTGTCGAGATGCAGGAGAATGCTCAGGTGATGGACGATGGCCGGGTGCATTTCCTCGAGCCGTTGGCCCTTGGCCAGAACGTGCGTCCCAAAGGCCAGGAGACCCGCGTCGGCGAGTTGGTGATCGGCGCCGGCACACGCTTGGGGCCGATCCAGTTGGGGTTGGCGGCAACCCTGGGCTTTGCTGAGCTCGAAGTGGTGCGCCGGCCACGGGTCGCGGTGTTGTCGACCGGGGACGAACTGGTCGAGCCCGGGCTGCCGTTGGGTCCAGGGCAAATCTACAACAGCAACCGCCGCCTGTTGGTCAGCTGGCTGCAACGCCTGGGTTGCGAGGTGGTGGATGCCGGCATCCTGCCGGATGACCTTGCGCGCACCCGGCAATGCCTGGGTGGCCTGGGCGATGTCGACCTGATTCTCTCCACTGGCGGTGTCTCGGTGGGCGAGGCCGACTACCTTGGCCTGGCCCTGCGCGAGGCGGGCGAGCTGGCGCTGTGGAAGCTGGCGATCAAACCGGGCAAGCCACTGACCTTCGGGCATTACCAGGGCGTGCCGGTGATCGGCCTGCCGGGTAACCCGGCCTCGACCCTGGTGACCTTCGGTCTGCTGACCCGTCCCTACCTGCTGCGTCGCCAGGGCGTGGCCAAGGTCGAGCCCCTGCGTTTCAGCGTGCCAGCGGGTTTCGACTGGCCCAAGGCCGGAACCCGCCGCGAGTACCTGCGGGCGCGCATCGAGGACGGCCAGGTGCACATCTACAAGAACCAGAGCTCCGGGGTACTGCGCAGCGCGGCATGGGCCGACGGGGTGGTGGAAGTGCTCGAAGGCACCACGCCGCAACAGGGCGATGTGGTGACGTTCATCCCGTTCAGCGAGTTACTTGGCTAG
- a CDS encoding glycosyltransferase family 4 protein, with translation MRILWTLPYLPWPTTSGSKTRQYHLLRALAQHGHRITLLVQSKVPLADAAREALEPLVERLIVLPRRPLHSPLNLLASPIIDYPMRAIINGLAPCLRHRFEQLLDEPWDVIQIEHSYSFQPFEKALQARGLPYMLSEHYLESVMGAACHDRLPLWLRPLNAFDRWRYRRWEQRVLRQPSEVVAVSAHDAELIGQISGRSVNVVVNGVDCDHYEAVRPAPHSQRLLFVGNFEYGANLEAIEWALEEILPQVWQSNPAVRLAIAGHALPASWKLHWNDPRIEWVGYRPDLRELQRRAALFFAPLRHAGGSKVKILEAMAAGLPVITTSKGVSGLAVNNGEHYLGSDDSGQLALLITQLLNQPARMGQLGEAGRAFARQRHDWSVAAQQLENVHMRLTQLAPAGSSPLGGVLAK, from the coding sequence ATGCGCATACTCTGGACCCTGCCCTACCTGCCCTGGCCGACCACCAGCGGCAGCAAGACCCGGCAATACCACCTGCTGCGCGCCCTGGCCCAGCACGGCCATCGCATCACCTTGCTGGTGCAGTCCAAGGTGCCGTTGGCCGACGCGGCGCGCGAGGCCCTGGAACCGCTTGTCGAGCGCCTGATCGTGTTGCCCCGGCGCCCGCTGCACAGCCCGCTCAACCTGCTGGCTTCGCCGATCATCGACTACCCCATGCGCGCCATCATCAACGGCTTGGCGCCCTGCCTGCGGCATCGCTTCGAGCAACTGCTGGACGAACCCTGGGACGTGATCCAGATCGAGCACAGCTACAGTTTCCAGCCCTTCGAGAAGGCCCTGCAGGCCCGCGGCCTGCCCTACATGCTCAGCGAGCACTACCTCGAATCGGTCATGGGCGCGGCCTGCCATGACCGCCTGCCCCTGTGGTTGCGCCCACTCAACGCCTTCGACCGCTGGCGCTACCGGCGCTGGGAGCAGCGGGTGCTGCGCCAACCCAGCGAGGTGGTGGCGGTCAGCGCCCACGACGCCGAGCTGATCGGCCAGATCAGTGGCCGCTCGGTAAACGTGGTGGTCAACGGCGTGGATTGTGATCACTACGAGGCTGTACGCCCCGCGCCGCACAGTCAACGCCTGCTGTTCGTCGGCAACTTCGAGTACGGCGCCAATCTCGAAGCAATCGAGTGGGCACTGGAAGAGATACTGCCGCAGGTGTGGCAAAGCAACCCGGCGGTGCGCCTGGCCATCGCCGGCCACGCCCTGCCAGCCAGCTGGAAGCTGCACTGGAACGACCCACGCATCGAATGGGTGGGCTATCGCCCCGATCTACGCGAACTGCAGCGCCGCGCCGCGCTGTTCTTCGCGCCGCTGCGCCACGCCGGTGGCTCCAAAGTGAAGATCCTCGAGGCCATGGCCGCAGGCTTGCCAGTGATCACCACCAGCAAGGGCGTGTCGGGGCTGGCGGTGAACAATGGCGAGCATTACCTGGGCAGCGACGACAGCGGCCAGTTGGCACTGCTGATCACCCAACTGCTCAACCAGCCCGCGCGCATGGGCCAGCTGGGCGAGGCCGGGCGGGCATTCGCCCGCCAGCGTCACGACTGGAGCGTCGCCGCCCAGCAACTGGAAAACGTGCACATGCGCCTGACCCAGCTAGCCCCGGCGGGCAGCAGCCCCCTGGGTGGCGTGCTAGCCAAGTAA